The proteins below come from a single Ruegeria sp. SCSIO 43209 genomic window:
- a CDS encoding YafY family protein — MRRTDRLFDIIQILRDGNLHRAQDIADRLEVSVRTIYRDMDTLVASGVPVEGERGVGYMVREQITLPPLNLTPAELEALNLGMAIVAEAADPDLKSAADSLAEKIDAVLPTQVIAEADSWKFAVYPFADVVRGMAHMAPIRAAIKSRQKLQLSYRRIDGALTERTIRPLHMEYWGRVWTLTAWCELRDDFRVFRIDLIENVTPLPELFTDEPGKRLSDYDPNA, encoded by the coding sequence ATGCGCCGCACTGACCGCCTGTTCGACATCATACAGATCCTGCGCGATGGTAACTTGCACCGCGCGCAGGACATCGCGGACCGACTTGAGGTGTCGGTCCGTACGATCTATCGCGATATGGACACGTTGGTGGCCTCGGGCGTTCCTGTAGAAGGCGAACGCGGCGTAGGTTACATGGTGCGTGAACAGATCACGCTGCCCCCGCTAAACCTGACACCCGCCGAGCTTGAGGCTCTGAACCTCGGCATGGCGATCGTTGCCGAGGCCGCCGATCCCGATCTTAAATCCGCCGCGGACTCTCTGGCCGAGAAAATCGACGCCGTCTTGCCCACGCAGGTCATTGCCGAGGCCGACAGCTGGAAATTCGCGGTCTATCCCTTCGCTGATGTCGTACGCGGAATGGCACATATGGCCCCGATCCGCGCCGCGATCAAATCGCGCCAGAAATTGCAGCTCAGCTACCGTCGCATTGACGGCGCGCTGACCGAACGCACCATCCGACCGCTGCATATGGAATACTGGGGCCGTGTCTGGACACTGACCGCCTGGTGCGAGCTGCGCGACGACTTCCGCGTCTTCCGCATCGACCTGATAGAAAACGTCACGCCTCTACCGGAACTCTTTACCGACGAACCGGGTAAAAGGCTCAGCGACTACGATCCCAATGCGTGA
- a CDS encoding SDR family oxidoreductase: protein MTDQTKIALITGASRGLGAALAEALAPDYHIVAVARTQGGLEELDDRIQAKGGSATLAPMDITDPNAMATLCRGIHDRWGKIDLWLHTAIHTSALTPVHFVDSKEWNKAVSINANATSVLIPYVSPLLGETGHAVFFDDPKAGEKFYGIYGATKAAQMALARSWATETARTGPRVTIVEPAPMPTAVRARFHPGEDRDVLTSTADEAARIIAML, encoded by the coding sequence ATGACCGATCAGACCAAAATCGCCCTTATCACCGGGGCTTCTCGCGGGTTGGGCGCGGCGCTGGCCGAAGCGCTGGCCCCCGACTATCACATCGTCGCTGTCGCTCGCACTCAGGGCGGGCTGGAAGAGCTGGATGACCGCATCCAGGCGAAGGGTGGCTCGGCCACTCTGGCCCCCATGGACATCACCGATCCCAATGCGATGGCGACCCTGTGCCGGGGCATTCACGATCGCTGGGGCAAGATCGATTTGTGGTTGCATACTGCAATCCATACCTCAGCCCTGACGCCAGTGCATTTCGTTGATTCGAAGGAATGGAACAAGGCAGTCAGCATCAATGCAAACGCCACCTCGGTTCTGATCCCGTATGTCTCGCCTTTGTTGGGCGAAACTGGCCATGCCGTGTTCTTCGATGACCCGAAGGCAGGCGAGAAGTTCTATGGCATCTACGGCGCCACTAAAGCGGCACAGATGGCGCTGGCTCGCAGTTGGGCGACCGAGACCGCACGGACGGGACCGCGCGTAACGATTGTTGAGCCTGCACCGATGCCGACCGCCGTACGTGCGCGTTTCCATCCCGGTGAGGATCGGGATGTATTAACCAGCACTGCGGATGAGGCGGCGCGGATTATAGCAATGTTGTGA
- a CDS encoding peptidoglycan DD-metalloendopeptidase family protein translates to MRAVSKSAMRRYATGVAALAILAGCEGPYDYDLRGNVGGFSTADAALAATANRPTPDARGVITYPNYQVAVARRGDTVGDVATRIGMPVAELARFNGLQPNDSLRDGEVLALPRSVGGTSNVDIATIAGTAIDEAPDTGSVQTSTLEPAQPAAAPAPVATGPEPIRHKVKRGETAYTISRLYQVPVESLAEWNGLGPDFMVREDQYLLIPVKNQPAPRAAAPAATATAVTQPGEGSPTPTPPSATQPLPDEKVAAATPAPDITAEAPTNSGSSALASPVSGTIIRTYKKGKNEGIDIAAAPGASVSAAEAGTVAAITADADQVPIIVVKHNNDLLTVYANVDNITIKKGDRVRRGQKIASLRGGDNAYVHFEVRKGFESVDPEPYLK, encoded by the coding sequence ATGAGAGCAGTTTCCAAATCAGCAATGCGCCGCTATGCGACAGGTGTTGCCGCGCTGGCAATTCTGGCCGGGTGTGAAGGGCCATATGACTATGACCTGCGCGGCAATGTCGGCGGGTTCTCCACTGCAGATGCCGCCCTCGCAGCGACCGCCAACCGCCCGACGCCGGATGCGCGTGGCGTGATCACTTATCCGAACTATCAGGTCGCGGTAGCCCGCCGTGGGGACACAGTTGGCGATGTCGCCACCCGGATCGGCATGCCGGTGGCCGAATTGGCCCGGTTTAACGGATTGCAGCCAAATGACAGCCTGCGAGACGGTGAAGTTTTGGCCTTGCCGCGCTCGGTCGGTGGGACGAGCAATGTTGATATTGCGACCATTGCCGGAACCGCGATTGACGAGGCACCGGACACAGGATCTGTACAGACATCGACATTGGAGCCCGCGCAACCTGCTGCGGCTCCGGCACCGGTTGCTACGGGGCCTGAGCCGATCCGGCACAAGGTCAAGCGGGGTGAGACAGCCTATACAATTTCGCGGCTCTATCAGGTGCCTGTGGAGTCTCTGGCAGAATGGAACGGTTTGGGACCAGACTTTATGGTGCGCGAAGACCAGTACCTGTTGATCCCGGTCAAGAATCAACCGGCACCTCGGGCAGCAGCGCCGGCCGCCACGGCAACTGCGGTAACCCAACCGGGGGAAGGCTCACCAACTCCTACGCCGCCGAGCGCGACGCAGCCATTGCCGGATGAGAAAGTTGCCGCGGCAACGCCTGCGCCGGATATCACAGCCGAGGCCCCGACCAATTCGGGAAGCTCGGCGTTGGCAAGCCCGGTGAGCGGCACCATCATTCGGACCTACAAGAAGGGTAAGAATGAGGGGATAGATATCGCCGCAGCGCCAGGCGCGTCGGTCAGTGCGGCCGAGGCAGGCACGGTCGCCGCGATCACCGCGGATGCGGATCAGGTTCCGATCATCGTTGTGAAACACAACAATGACTTGCTGACTGTTTATGCCAATGTCGACAATATCACCATCAAGAAAGGTGATCGGGTGCGACGGGGACAAAAGATCGCCTCGCTGCGCGGAGGCGACAATGCATATGTGCACTTCGAAGTGCGCAAAGGGTTCGAGTCGGTTGATCCCGAGCCTTACCTGAAGTGA
- a CDS encoding CvpA family protein yields MEGFTIIDGVVALIIVLSGLLAYSRGFMREVLAIAGWVAAAVLAFIFAPQAVPLVKEVPVVGEFLRDSCELSVITGFAAVFAIALIVVSIFTPLFSSLVQRSALGGLDQALGFFFGIARGILLVAIAFFVYDTVMTGQSYTMVDESRSAKVFEQFSSKIEEQNPEAALGWVTAQYEELVASCTADNASEG; encoded by the coding sequence ATGGAAGGTTTTACAATAATTGACGGGGTTGTGGCCCTGATCATCGTGCTGTCGGGCTTGCTGGCCTATTCGCGCGGTTTCATGCGCGAGGTTTTGGCCATCGCAGGTTGGGTCGCCGCGGCAGTTCTAGCATTCATCTTTGCGCCGCAGGCTGTGCCGCTGGTCAAAGAAGTGCCAGTGGTCGGTGAATTCCTGCGCGACAGTTGTGAGCTTTCGGTGATTACCGGCTTTGCCGCCGTCTTCGCCATTGCACTGATCGTGGTCAGCATCTTCACGCCGCTATTCTCTTCGCTGGTGCAGCGTTCTGCGCTTGGCGGCCTGGATCAGGCGCTTGGCTTCTTCTTTGGAATCGCACGCGGCATATTGCTGGTTGCGATTGCGTTCTTCGTCTACGACACCGTGATGACCGGTCAATCCTACACGATGGTCGATGAAAGCCGCTCGGCCAAGGTGTTCGAACAGTTCAGCAGCAAGATCGAGGAACAAAACCCCGAGGCGGCGCTGGGTTGGGTTACCGCCCAGTACGAAGAGCTGGTCGCAAGCTGCACCGCCGACAACGCCTCTGAGGGTTAA
- a CDS encoding ATP-binding protein, with translation MDDQALNRIADALERMAPAPLATPDFNAAPAFVWHVEPDRLEPVTQVNRVDLDLLVGINRSRDTLLDNTRRFAAGYKANNALLWGARGMGKSSLVKAVHGTLQDEHPDLKLVELQREDMGSVARLLNHLRAAPHRFILFCDDLSFSHDDQHYKSLKAVLDGGIEGRPENVVFYATSNRRHLMPRDMIENERSSAINPSEAVEEKVSLSDRFGLWLGFHPCDQDEYLAMIDRYCAAHGVKVDPETLRAEAIEWQATRGARSGRVAWQFFVDLAGRNGVHIG, from the coding sequence ATGGACGACCAAGCCCTGAATCGCATTGCGGACGCGTTGGAACGCATGGCGCCCGCACCGCTGGCGACACCTGATTTCAATGCGGCCCCGGCTTTCGTCTGGCATGTCGAGCCTGACCGGCTGGAACCCGTCACACAGGTCAATCGGGTCGACCTTGATCTATTGGTGGGGATCAACCGCTCCCGCGATACGTTGCTGGACAACACGCGCCGCTTTGCTGCGGGTTACAAGGCTAATAACGCGCTCTTGTGGGGCGCGCGCGGAATGGGGAAATCCAGCCTCGTCAAAGCGGTGCACGGTACGTTGCAGGATGAGCATCCTGACCTGAAACTGGTCGAATTGCAGCGCGAGGATATGGGCTCGGTCGCGCGCTTGCTGAACCACCTGCGTGCCGCGCCGCACAGGTTCATCCTGTTTTGCGATGATTTGTCGTTCAGCCACGATGATCAGCATTACAAATCGCTCAAGGCCGTGCTGGACGGCGGTATCGAAGGTCGCCCGGAAAACGTTGTGTTCTACGCCACATCAAACCGCCGCCACCTGATGCCGCGCGACATGATCGAAAACGAACGCTCCAGCGCCATTAATCCGTCCGAGGCGGTCGAGGAGAAGGTCTCACTCTCTGACCGTTTCGGCCTGTGGCTGGGGTTCCACCCCTGCGATCAGGACGAATATCTAGCGATGATCGATCGCTACTGCGCCGCTCATGGCGTCAAGGTTGATCCCGAAACTCTGCGCGCCGAAGCCATCGAGTGGCAAGCCACACGGGGGGCACGCTCGGGCCGCGTCGCCTGGCAATTCTTCGTCGACCTCGCCGGGCGAAACGGCGTCCATATCGGTTAG
- the purF gene encoding amidophosphoribosyltransferase gives MCGILGIASRTHDVFAEIYDGLLMLQHRGQDASGIVTYNGEFFREKKANGLVKDVFNASDAETLLGKVGMGHVRYPTAGSLSAAEAQPFFVNAPYGIYLVHNGNITNTEEQREKVTAKYSRHLRTTSDSEVLLNVLADKVADAIKVNGNADPIRNLFAGVKMTMERVQGAYSVICLVAGVGMLAFRDPYGIRPLSVAKRAATGDGDDYAFASEDVAFGINGFDKLRDLGPGEAILIDLDGNMHEFQAVEGKLTPCIFEYVYLARPDSLLDGVSVYKTQMRMGQTLAKQIQDSGLEIDRIIPVPDSARPVALEAAKITGIPYREGLVKNRYVGRTFIMPGQEERQKSVRRKLNAVPLEFDGHNVLLIDDSIVRGNTIKKIVQMCREAGAKMVYIASASPPVKYPNVYGIDMPTRHELVANGKEIEEIREELGADALFYQHLDDLIWAAKEGNPEIEAFDCSCFDGNYVTGVDEEYLGSLENSSRVSKKREDMQVVGSSWNAAKLASG, from the coding sequence ATGTGTGGGATTTTGGGGATCGCAAGCCGGACACATGATGTCTTTGCGGAAATCTATGACGGCTTGCTGATGCTTCAGCACCGAGGTCAGGACGCCTCGGGGATCGTCACCTACAACGGCGAGTTCTTCCGTGAGAAGAAAGCAAATGGTCTCGTCAAAGACGTGTTCAATGCCAGTGACGCCGAAACCCTGTTGGGAAAGGTCGGCATGGGCCATGTCCGCTATCCAACCGCTGGCTCGCTCAGCGCGGCCGAGGCGCAACCATTTTTCGTGAACGCGCCTTATGGCATCTATCTGGTTCACAACGGCAACATCACCAATACTGAAGAACAGCGTGAAAAGGTAACTGCCAAATACAGCCGTCACCTGCGCACAACTTCGGATTCAGAGGTCCTTCTGAACGTACTGGCCGACAAGGTCGCGGATGCGATCAAGGTCAATGGTAATGCTGATCCGATCCGCAACCTGTTTGCCGGTGTCAAAATGACGATGGAGCGGGTTCAGGGGGCGTATTCGGTGATCTGCCTCGTCGCGGGCGTCGGGATGCTGGCCTTCCGCGATCCTTACGGCATCCGACCTTTGTCTGTTGCCAAGCGTGCCGCAACTGGTGACGGCGATGATTATGCCTTTGCGTCCGAAGATGTGGCATTCGGCATCAACGGTTTTGACAAGCTGCGCGACCTAGGTCCCGGCGAGGCGATCCTTATCGACCTCGACGGCAATATGCACGAGTTCCAGGCCGTTGAAGGTAAACTGACGCCCTGCATCTTCGAGTATGTCTATCTGGCCCGACCAGATTCGCTGCTGGATGGGGTGTCGGTTTACAAAACCCAGATGCGCATGGGGCAGACGCTGGCCAAGCAAATTCAGGACTCGGGACTTGAGATCGACCGGATCATCCCTGTGCCAGATAGCGCCCGCCCTGTCGCGCTTGAGGCCGCAAAGATCACAGGCATTCCCTATCGCGAGGGGCTTGTGAAGAACCGTTATGTTGGCCGCACCTTCATCATGCCGGGCCAGGAAGAACGGCAGAAATCCGTGCGTCGCAAACTGAACGCGGTGCCTTTGGAGTTTGACGGTCATAACGTACTGCTGATCGATGATTCGATCGTGCGCGGCAATACAATCAAAAAGATCGTCCAGATGTGCCGTGAGGCCGGCGCCAAAATGGTCTACATCGCCAGCGCCTCGCCCCCGGTGAAATACCCCAATGTCTATGGCATCGATATGCCCACCCGACACGAGCTTGTCGCGAATGGCAAAGAGATCGAGGAGATTCGCGAAGAACTGGGTGCGGATGCGCTGTTCTACCAACATCTCGACGATCTGATCTGGGCTGCCAAGGAAGGCAACCCCGAGATCGAAGCCTTTGACTGTTCCTGCTTTGACGGCAACTACGTCACCGGCGTCGATGAGGAATATCTGGGCAGCCTAGAAAACAGCAGTCGGGTCAGCAAGAAGCGTGAAGATATGCAGGTGGTCGGCAGTTCGTGGAACGCGGCGAAACTTGCCTCGGGGTGA
- the tatB gene encoding Sec-independent protein translocase protein TatB, whose amino-acid sequence MFDLGWTELLVIGIVALIVVGPKDLPVLFRNVGRFVGKARGMAREFSTAMNEAADEAGVNEIKKGLNAATNPVSTAMDGINEAARDVAKSIDPTKFDPDSETGKLATERAEQAKKIQATTARAAAERKAKEAADALAKAEEAEAALKTESKT is encoded by the coding sequence ATGTTTGATCTGGGCTGGACCGAGCTTCTGGTCATCGGCATCGTCGCGTTGATCGTGGTGGGGCCAAAGGACCTGCCTGTGCTGTTCCGCAATGTCGGACGGTTCGTCGGAAAGGCGCGCGGCATGGCGCGCGAATTCAGCACTGCTATGAACGAGGCTGCGGACGAAGCAGGCGTCAATGAGATCAAGAAGGGCCTGAACGCGGCGACCAACCCGGTTAGTACAGCGATGGACGGGATCAACGAAGCCGCGCGCGACGTGGCCAAATCCATCGACCCAACCAAGTTCGACCCTGACAGCGAGACCGGCAAGCTGGCCACCGAGCGAGCAGAGCAAGCCAAGAAGATCCAAGCCACAACGGCGCGCGCTGCCGCTGAACGCAAGGCCAAGGAAGCCGCGGATGCGCTGGCCAAGGCGGAAGAGGCCGAAGCAGCGCTGAAAACCGAAAGCAAAACATGA
- a CDS encoding protein-L-isoaspartate(D-aspartate) O-methyltransferase: MTGPSAETIMQFLFALRSRGVTDARVLAAMEQVDRGQFVKGLFADRAYEDTPLPIACGQTISQPSVVGLMTQALQVRPRDTVLEVGTGSGYQAAILSKLARRVYTVERHKRLVRETGELFRELGLTNVTAMLSDGSFGLSEQAPFDRIIVTAAAEDPPGPLLAQLKIGGIMVLPVGQSDAVQTLIRVTRTETGLDYDELLPVRFVPLLEGLGKDGA; the protein is encoded by the coding sequence ATGACTGGGCCAAGCGCAGAAACCATAATGCAGTTCCTGTTTGCCCTGCGCTCGCGCGGGGTAACGGATGCACGTGTGCTGGCGGCGATGGAGCAGGTTGACCGGGGGCAGTTTGTCAAAGGCCTGTTCGCGGACCGGGCCTATGAGGACACTCCACTGCCTATTGCCTGTGGACAGACCATCAGCCAGCCTTCGGTTGTGGGGCTGATGACGCAGGCGCTGCAGGTGCGTCCGCGTGATACGGTTCTAGAGGTCGGCACCGGCTCGGGCTATCAGGCGGCGATCCTGTCCAAGCTGGCGCGCCGGGTCTACACGGTTGAGCGGCACAAGAGGCTGGTGCGCGAAACGGGAGAACTGTTCCGTGAGCTGGGGTTGACGAATGTGACCGCGATGCTGTCGGATGGATCATTTGGACTGTCCGAGCAGGCCCCGTTCGACCGTATCATTGTGACCGCGGCCGCCGAAGATCCTCCGGGGCCGCTCTTGGCGCAGTTGAAAATCGGCGGTATCATGGTGTTACCCGTGGGCCAGTCGGACGCGGTGCAGACCCTAATCCGGGTCACGCGCACTGAAACCGGTCTGGACTATGACGAATTGTTGCCGGTCCGTTTTGTGCCCTTGCTTGAGGGGCTGGGAAAAGACGGAGCGTAA
- a CDS encoding ABC transporter ATP-binding protein, protein MTVTTTPPRLEIRNLIARFGGRTVVDDVSLTVHAGQVTCLLGPSGCGKSTTLRMIAGVEMQTSGEIYVDGKLICDTVFRVPPERREIGLMFQDFALFPHLSVADNVAFGLKGSKEQKRARVEELLTKVDLMRFIDGFPHQLSGGEQQRVALARALAPRPRIMLMDEPFSGLDNRLRDGIRDETLAVLKEEDAAVLLVTHEPDEAMRMADEIALMRRGKIVQQGAPYNVYTRPADKAAVSFFSDINVLKAQVNGALAHTPFGRFLAPGVPDATDVEIVFRPQHVKLDFDRNGKGPAPTPTDGIAARGVVERARFLGNESLVEFRMDYDGSILKATVPNVFVPKEGRVMWLTIRRDRCFVFPA, encoded by the coding sequence GTGACAGTGACGACAACTCCTCCTCGATTGGAAATCCGCAATCTGATTGCGCGCTTTGGCGGGCGGACGGTCGTGGATGATGTATCGTTGACCGTACACGCGGGGCAGGTGACATGCCTGCTGGGGCCTTCGGGCTGCGGAAAGTCGACCACATTGCGGATGATCGCGGGGGTCGAAATGCAGACCTCGGGCGAGATTTATGTAGATGGCAAGCTGATCTGTGACACGGTATTCCGCGTACCGCCCGAACGGCGCGAGATTGGGCTGATGTTTCAGGATTTTGCGCTGTTTCCACATCTCAGCGTAGCGGATAACGTCGCGTTCGGCCTGAAAGGCAGCAAAGAGCAGAAACGCGCGCGGGTCGAGGAACTGCTGACCAAGGTCGATCTGATGCGGTTCATCGATGGATTTCCGCATCAGTTATCTGGGGGTGAGCAGCAGCGGGTTGCTCTGGCGCGTGCGTTGGCCCCACGCCCGCGGATCATGCTGATGGATGAGCCGTTCTCGGGCCTCGATAACCGTCTGCGCGACGGCATTCGGGACGAAACGCTCGCAGTCCTCAAAGAAGAGGACGCTGCTGTTCTATTGGTCACGCATGAGCCGGACGAGGCGATGCGAATGGCTGATGAAATCGCGCTGATGCGGCGCGGCAAGATTGTGCAGCAGGGGGCGCCATACAATGTCTATACCCGGCCTGCAGACAAGGCAGCAGTTTCGTTTTTTAGTGATATCAATGTGTTGAAGGCTCAAGTTAATGGTGCGTTGGCGCATACTCCGTTTGGCCGTTTTCTTGCGCCCGGTGTGCCGGACGCGACCGATGTTGAAATCGTGTTTCGACCCCAGCACGTCAAGCTGGACTTCGACCGCAATGGCAAAGGGCCTGCGCCGACGCCGACAGACGGCATTGCCGCCCGAGGCGTGGTTGAGCGTGCTCGGTTTTTGGGAAATGAAAGCCTTGTCGAGTTTCGCATGGACTATGATGGCTCGATCCTGAAGGCGACGGTCCCGAACGTCTTTGTGCCCAAAGAGGGCCGTGTCATGTGGCTGACCATTCGCCGCGACCGGTGTTTTGTATTCCCGGCCTGA
- the tatC gene encoding twin-arginine translocase subunit TatC has product MTKTDEIEDSSAPLIEHLAELRTRLIHCVVAFLIGMIICFTVATPLFNFLTQPLCEVLTERGQDCGLIFISPQEGFFVAIKVSLLGGFILAFPYIGMQMWRFVAPGLYKSEKNAFLPFMLASPFMFLLGASFAFYVVTPLAYDFFLGFQQFGAEGEAVAEGATAPLSVVFQGSAQEYLNLTIKFIVAFGLCFQLPVLLTLMGKAGLVSAEGLGAVRKYAVVGILVLAAIVTPPDVITQIILFVVVYGLYEISIFLVARVEKKREEQLRADGYYDDEEAEADADVMQDYEENK; this is encoded by the coding sequence ATGACCAAGACCGACGAGATCGAGGACAGCTCGGCACCCCTGATCGAGCACCTGGCCGAGCTACGTACGCGGCTGATCCACTGCGTTGTGGCGTTTCTGATCGGTATGATCATCTGTTTCACCGTGGCCACGCCACTGTTCAACTTCCTCACGCAACCGCTATGTGAGGTGCTGACCGAGCGTGGACAGGATTGCGGGCTGATCTTCATCTCGCCGCAGGAAGGGTTCTTTGTCGCCATCAAGGTTTCGCTGCTGGGCGGGTTCATTCTGGCCTTTCCCTATATCGGGATGCAGATGTGGAGGTTCGTGGCGCCGGGCCTGTATAAATCGGAAAAGAACGCGTTTCTGCCGTTCATGCTGGCCTCTCCCTTCATGTTCCTGCTGGGCGCAAGCTTCGCTTTTTATGTGGTCACGCCATTGGCCTATGACTTCTTCCTCGGTTTCCAGCAATTTGGAGCGGAAGGGGAAGCTGTAGCAGAAGGCGCAACCGCACCTTTGAGCGTGGTGTTTCAGGGTTCGGCGCAGGAATATCTCAACCTGACCATCAAGTTCATCGTGGCCTTTGGCCTGTGCTTTCAATTGCCCGTATTGCTGACACTGATGGGTAAGGCCGGACTTGTCAGTGCCGAAGGTCTGGGGGCAGTGCGTAAATATGCGGTGGTAGGCATTCTGGTGTTGGCTGCGATTGTCACACCGCCGGACGTGATCACCCAGATCATCCTCTTTGTCGTAGTTTACGGGCTCTATGAAATTTCAATATTCCTGGTCGCCCGTGTCGAGAAGAAGCGCGAAGAACAGTTGCGCGCCGATGGATACTACGACGATGAAGAGGCCGAAGCCGACGCAGACGTGATGCAGGATTACGAAGAGAACAAGTAA
- the surE gene encoding 5'/3'-nucleotidase SurE yields the protein MRILLTNDDGINAPGLIVLEAIAAELAGPDGEVWVVAPAFEQSGVGHCISYTHPMMVAKLGERRYAAEGSPADCVLAGLHDVMKDAPPDLVLSGVNRGNNSAENTLYSGTIGGAMEAALQGVPAIALSQYFGPRNLGLDDPFEAAAKFGADLVRRILDATPEQQGDYRLFYNVNFPPVPADEVLGTRVAPQGYRRDTHFSVEPHSSPSGRRFLWIKGGYQHNPTAPGTDAAVNLEGYISVTPMRADLTAYDTLEALKVIE from the coding sequence ATGCGAATTCTTCTGACCAATGATGACGGCATCAATGCGCCGGGACTGATTGTGCTTGAAGCGATCGCGGCTGAACTGGCCGGTCCCGATGGCGAGGTCTGGGTCGTCGCGCCTGCATTTGAACAGTCGGGCGTGGGCCATTGCATCAGCTATACCCACCCGATGATGGTCGCCAAACTGGGCGAGCGTCGCTATGCCGCCGAAGGGTCTCCGGCGGATTGCGTGTTGGCCGGTTTGCACGACGTTATGAAGGACGCGCCGCCCGATCTGGTGTTGTCAGGGGTGAACCGGGGCAACAACTCGGCTGAAAACACGCTGTATTCGGGTACAATCGGCGGCGCGATGGAGGCGGCGTTGCAAGGTGTGCCCGCGATTGCCTTGTCTCAGTATTTCGGGCCGCGCAATCTGGGGCTGGACGATCCGTTTGAGGCGGCTGCCAAATTTGGGGCCGATCTGGTGCGCCGCATTCTTGATGCGACACCCGAGCAGCAGGGCGACTATCGTCTGTTCTATAATGTGAATTTCCCTCCGGTTCCCGCAGATGAGGTGCTGGGTACGCGCGTGGCCCCGCAGGGGTACCGGCGCGATACACATTTCTCTGTCGAGCCGCACAGCTCGCCCTCGGGTCGCCGGTTCCTTTGGATTAAGGGCGGGTATCAACATAACCCGACTGCTCCGGGCACGGATGCGGCGGTCAATCTGGAAGGGTATATCTCGGTCACTCCGATGCGCGCTGATCTGACAGCATATGACACGCTCGAGGCGCTAAAGGTCATCGAATGA
- a CDS encoding twin-arginine translocase TatA/TatE family subunit has protein sequence MLNNIGLPGILLIAVVVLVLFGRGKISSLMGEVGKGITSFKKGIKEGSEELEQDASELAKDVTPETDKDKV, from the coding sequence ATGCTCAACAATATTGGCCTTCCGGGTATCCTGCTGATTGCTGTTGTGGTTCTCGTCCTGTTTGGACGCGGCAAGATCAGTTCGCTGATGGGTGAAGTGGGTAAAGGCATTACCTCGTTCAAAAAAGGCATCAAGGAAGGTTCGGAAGAGCTGGAACAAGACGCGTCTGAGCTGGCCAAAGACGTCACGCCTGAGACTGACAAAGACAAGGTCTGA